In a single window of the Chondrocystis sp. NIES-4102 genome:
- the dut gene encoding deoxyuridine 5'-triphosphate nucleotidohydrolase: MEIKILKLDDSAIIPSYSHAEDAGLDLFAIASTTILPGETKLIPTGIAIALPLGTEAQIRPRSGLALKYSITVLNSPGTIDAGYRGEIGIILINLGKQPFQVIPGMKIAQMVIASIIQPKLTIVQQLDNTTRGIGGFGSTGI; the protein is encoded by the coding sequence ATGGAAATTAAAATTTTAAAACTTGATGATTCTGCAATAATTCCTAGTTATAGTCATGCGGAAGATGCAGGCTTAGATTTATTTGCGATCGCCTCTACTACTATTTTACCAGGGGAAACTAAATTAATTCCTACTGGCATTGCGATCGCTCTACCTCTTGGTACAGAAGCTCAAATTCGTCCTCGAAGTGGACTTGCATTAAAGTATTCTATCACTGTTTTAAATTCTCCTGGAACAATTGATGCTGGCTATCGTGGGGAAATCGGTATTATTTTGATTAATCTTGGTAAACAACCATTTCAAGTTATTCCTGGGATGAAAATTGCCCAAATGGTTATCGCCTCTATCATTCAGCCAAAACTAACAATAGTTCAGCAATTAGATAATACTACTAGAGGTATTGGTGGTTTCGGTTCTACAGGTATATAA